A region of the Mesotoga sp. UBA6090 genome:
ATCCCTCTCGGCATCAACGCCCTTGTCGATGCCATATTCAATATACTGGAGCCTGCAGAGGTTAAATGATAAGGAACACAGCATTTAGTCATCAAATACGGGCGGTAAGATTGGCGTCAACTACTCTTTTCCAGTCATCGATGGCCCTTTCAAGAAGGGTTCCCTTCCAACCAATGCTGGCACTGTCAAAAAAAACGTTGATTGAACCTGCTTGCCTAACAGTAAATTGTACAACTTCCCTTACACCATCTTCAGAATAAACATCTCCTCGAATCAGAGCTGCTTCGTCCCTATTTGCGCTATCTACTGCAGTATTGCGTCGTCCACCTCTTAATCTATGTCCATTATCATGACCAGCGAATCCGACACAGCAAAGCTAAGAGATTTGATTCCCCCGATTCTCTTTGCTCCAAAGATAACCGGTACTGCTCTTTCGGAGAATCTCAAATCGCAACTCCCGAAACATGACGACTGATGCAGTTGTTACTATGAACCTAAACTCCGGTCAATCTTTCCGCATGTATCATCGCACATTTCTCAATAGCAGTAAGCTTCACCTCTTGCTCTTCGAAAGTCTCTGCAATTGTATGATAGTGATCGTATGCCTTCTTCCAAAAGATCGACGCTTTAACGGGATCACTCTCGTTTCGCGCGATCTTCTCCAGAGTCATTCCCTTCACAAGCCAAAGAGATATGTCGTCGCCCTTCAACTTCAACCCTTCTTCAAAGACCTCAAGCGCTCTGTAGTGCTCTTCGAGACGGTCCCTGAGCAAAGTTCCCAATTTCCTGATATAAATGAGCTTCTCTTCAGGTGACTGAACGGCTTCGATAAGTCTTTCATAATCTCTTGTGAGGATTTGAAGATCCGCCTTGCTCGCATCCTTTGATTTGGCCTTTAATTCAGACGAAGTACAATTCTTCTTCAACGTCTCAATATCATTTGCCTCGTCAGAAGAATCTGCATACTTCTCATATCTCTTGTCGGAAACCAACCGGGCGATATCCCTCATTTTTTTAAGTAGAAGTCTCCTTGCTTCAACTTCTCGAATCTTCGGCAAGATGGAGTCCAGTTTGTCCAGCAATAGCTCCTCTTTCCCCACAAAAAGAACGATGTATCTGTCAATTCTCCCAACCAGATCGCTGACAACTTCGGCTGAATCTCTCTCCGCTGAAGAAAGAATTATATACTTGACTGCAAAATCCAGGTACATCATTTCGTCACCGATCGTCGAGCGGGTAAAGTGAATAGCTCTTTGAAGAAGATCCAGTTGATCCTCTCTTGAGATCTCACCTGCCTCAGTAATTACCGTTACATAGATCTCTTTCATTTTAGAGAGCCCTTCTGCACTTTCACCTGTAAGGGTTTCCTCAATCTTCTCGAGGGCCGCTTGAGCGAAAATCAATCTATGAGAAACTCTGTAGCACTCTAGAGCCAAATCTATAGCCGGTTTAGAATCCTCGCTTGAATACCTGATAACCATTCTTTCCCAGCGGGAATCGTCGAATTTTCCAGCAAATCGGGCAATTTCCTTTGAAAAAGCATGCCTAATGGAGTCATCTGCCTTTCCACAAATGTCGATTAGTTCTTCAAACGTCTCGTTACTCATGGAAATTTCGAGTCTCTCTATTATTGCCCTTATGGCACCATCGAAATCTCCTTTTTTTTCTTTTAGGCGGCCCAATTCTATCAGAAGTCTTTCCTTTTCTTTGTCATTCTGAGATTTCGAAATTCTTCCTTCTGCCTTTGTTATCTTCTTTTCCCTTCTTCTTTCACTCATTTTTTTCAATAACATCATTTCCTCCGGCAACAACTGAATGAAATACCTTCAATAAAAGGATACCAGAAAACCCCATGCAAAAGGTGAGGACTTCTGTTTGAGAAGTGCTCGGAGCGATGACCATCGTGCGCCAAAGAGATTATATAGCTGCAACCAGTAAACTTATACTAAAAGAACTACTGCGCAGGCAAAAGTCTCACTAGTGACACTACTGCATTTCACACTGATACAGATGAAATATCCATACCTAGAATCAAATCTATCAAAGATCTGCCCCATTCGATCTTGTAACCCCATATTGTTCTCTGTACAAAGTATATTCGTGCTCCGCTGAACTCGCTGAAAACGCTTTGATCAGACGATTTTGGAATGAATATCACACAGTAACTCTCTGGGTCATCCTGTAGCTCGTACCGTTCAAGATATCCACTGTACTCCGGATCATCTTGAGTATATATCGAACCAGACAGCCCATTTTCAAACCAGTTACTAGAAAGGCGCGCATACTGGATGTAATGACGCTGCATTACGGACCAATCTCTCCGGAAATCTAGAATTAGGTTTTTCATGTCTCCCTCAAGCTCGACAATCGCCATCTCTCTGAGCAAAGCGATTTCGTGATCGTTAAGACCCACCCGGGAACCGGCTTCTTGTTGAAGACGAATCTGAGTAGCGTAATCCAGCATCGCCTTCTCATATTGCAGAAAGACTTGATCCGGGCTTCTGAAGAAATTGAATCCCCAAATGTACGATACCGCCAGAAACGCTGTAAGAACAATAAGAAAAGGAAGCCAGAGCTTCAATCTAATGCACCACCCGATTATTTCACATAATCAAAGATATCACATGTCCTCCAAGCGTGATCTCTATTAAACAGACCCTTCCTCAAAATAAACTCAGATGTTGTATCATTGTGACTGACTGAGAATGAGAAAGGGAACTCTATGCTGATAACTTTGAGTAAGGTAGGACATGATTATGGCCAGGACTTTCTGTTCGACGAAGTCTCAACCTCGATCGACAAGAAAGATAAGATAATCCTTCTGGGGAAGAACGGCAGCGGAAAATCAACTCTCATGAGAATAATTTCTGGTGACCTTCTGCCGACTGAAGGAGAGATCTTTCACTCCACAAGTGTACGGATCGGATATCAGATTCAAAGCAGAATCCCAGATGGACAATTGAGTCTTATGGACTATTATATGCAGGATAAATCCAGCATTCCTCCAGACACGGAGGAATACTACTCCTACGAAAGAAGAGTTAGAAGCATCCTGGTGGGACTGGAATTCTCTGAACAAGACTGGGATAGGCGTCTCGAAACCTTTAGTGGGGGAGAACTCACAAGAATTTCTCTTGGAAAACTCTTCCTTGTCGACTACGATCTTCTGTTACTGGATGAACCCACAAATCATCTCGATCTTGAATCGACAGAGTGGCTTGTGAATTTCTTGAAAAACTATAAAGGCGCTTTGCTGGTAGTAACTCATGACAGATATCTAATCAGAAACATCGGGAACAGATTCTGGGAGTTGAATGGTGGCTCGCTTTGGGATTTTACCGGAACCTATGACAAGTATCAGTCAGATAGAGAGATTATGGTCAAAAGCGGCTTAAGAACCAGAGAGAATCTTCTGAAGGAAATCGAAAGACTGGACGCCGTCGCAAAACGCTATAGACTCTGGGGTCAGGAAAAATTCATTAAGCAGGCAATTAACAAAGAGAAGCAAAGAGACAGGCTCAAAGAGCAGTTAGAATCAGTGGACATTCCAGATGAAGAGATAAGGCCGACCAAGTTCAGACTGCCTCAGCCAGATAGGACAGGCTATTCGGTCTTGAAGATCGAAGGACTGTCATTCGGCTTTGAAAACAGGAAACTCTTCAGTAGCTCTTCTGCAGAAATCCATAGACGAACCAAGATCGGCCTCCTGGGTCCTAATGGTAGCGGGAAGACAACCCTGCTGAAAATAATAACAGAGAATCTTGAGGGGTACGTAGGAGAGATTACATGGGGCCACAACGTTCGTTGGGGTTATCTTTCTCAGCTGACTGAAGATCTTAATTCGTCGAATGATGTGATCACCGAGATTTGGCAAATGATGCGTGGTCAACCCGATTACGAAGTAAGAAAGTATATAGGAAGGTTCGGTTTCCCAGGTGATGACGTGTTCAAACCGATTTCATCATTGAGCGGGGGAGAAAGAACTAAGCTGGCCCTAGCTAAACTAATTCTCTCTCGACCAAACGTTCTGGTCATGGATGAGCCAACAAACAATCTCGATATCTGGTCAATTGAGAGTCTTGAAGAGGTATTGAAGGAATACGAAGGCTGCATAATCCTAGTTTCACACGACAGAGAGTTTGTGCAAAACGTGTGTGATCACTTTCTCATGATAGACAGACAGAAGTTAAGATTTGTATCCTCAGTGGAAGAGTATCTTAGGAGGAACCAGAGATGCGTCGACTCGGCGGGCAATGAAGAGGCTAGGCTCAGTTTTCAGGAGAAGCGGAGACTATCCAACAAAAAGAAAACAATTCTCGAAAAACTTCAACAACTGAGGAACGAGGAGGAGACATTGTCAAAGGATGTAGAAAGAGCCCATTTGAAGATGGAACTTTATGCGACTGACTATGAGAAGCTTCAACTACTACAGCGGAACGTCGAGCAGACAGAAGGAAGACTTCTGGAGATAATTGAAGAACGAGAGATTTTGGAGAATGATCTTCAGGAACTCTCAATAATGCTGGAAGAACAATCACGGTACTAGAAAAGCCGCCGAAACTACTGAAAGGCTTATAAAGAGATCGGCGAAGACCAGGTATCTTTCGAAATTCTGCTTATCAACTTCAACAATTGATCTGGGATCACTGGCTCCTCTTCTTATAACTTTGTCCGCACTGAACCAGAGAAACGAAGTGAGCGCTACAGAAATGAAGAACATCAGACTCCATATAAAGGAAGCCGAATTTATGAGTATAATTGAGACCGCGGCGCCCACGACAACCAATGTCATCGCTATCGCTGAAATTCTGATTGTCTCCCAGAAAGTATAGAGGTAACCCTGCACTTGAGCTTCAGTTCTGGGGTCTCGCATCGGCAACATAAATACTGAGACAAGCAACCCTCCACCCGCCCACAGGACATAAGAAAAGACAAAGATCACCTTGCTTACACCATCGAATAATCCCATAGAAATCACTCCAAAAAATCCCGCTAGTCTGATTTCTTTGCTGAAAACAAAAAATAAGTCTATCCGAAAACGAACTCACTTTTCAAGCATGTTCTACAAGAATCATTATATCAGATATGGTAATAACGCTAGATCCAGGGTTCCGACCAGCAAATCGAGAAGAAGGACTGAACAGATCTAAGAAGTGCGAGGATGGAGGTATGAAAATCAAGATACCAGCATAGGTGGGACGTTATTTGGAAGCCAGCGCCGCTTCGCGGGGAGAAAAATCCGCTTGTCTAGAAAACGCTGAACGCTGATGAAACCACGTTGACCGTCAGATGTAAACCATTCTCCAGAAGGAAGGGGTTTTTTGGAAGAAAGATGCTCAACGAATCTCTGTTTGCGGGGTGGCGGTCTTCAAGAAATGAGAACGGCTGCTCGCAAACTCTCATTTGACCAACACCGTCAGCATGATTATAACGAAGACACATGGATTCTAAGGAAGCCTGATCATAGTACTTTGAGGTTCTGCAACGCTAAATCACTCTTTGCAATTACCGGTACTAATATTCTGCATCATACAGCTAAACCCGAATTTCTCATATAGTGAGTGCGCATCCTTTGTATTTAGCATTCCCCTGAGTCCTCTCAGTTTCTCATGAGCCAGAACACATTCTACCAACCATTTTCCTAGACCATTTCCTATGAATTCTTCCAACACAAACACTTCTGCGAGATAGTCAAAGTATCAAAATCGCTTATCACTCTCGCAAATCCAATCTGTTCAATATTTTGAAGCAGCGAGAACTATCGATCGATATATCAGTCTGCTCCTCGGCTCGATTTTTCCCCAGTACGAATCATCAAGAATGTATCATTTGACCAGATCTCTCCGAACCATTTTTTATTGTCTGTTACTGCGTAATCACCTTTCAGGGAGTGATCCACCAGCTACAAGAGATTCACTTTCAATCCGTATCGTGGTTGTCAACACGCATGTATCTACTGCGATTCTCGCAGTCTGTGTTATGGAATTGATGATTTCGAAGACGTCGCCTACAAGTCAAATGCTGTCGAGCTCTTAGAAACTGAAACGAAAAGAAAGAGAAAGAAGGGCGCAATTTACACTGGATCAATGAGCGACCCCTTTTTGCCGGCAGAAGAAGACCGAGAGACTACAAGGAGATCTCTCGAAGTCATTCGTAATTGTGGGTTCGAGGTGCAAATAACCACGAAGAGCGACCTGATAGTGAGAGATCTGGATTTAGTGAGATACATTTCTATGCTGTACTGCTCAGTGGTCTTCACGCTCACTACAACAGATGAAGTGTTGGCAAACAAGGTTGAAGCAGCGGCACCTTCACCTTCCAGAAGGATTGCGGCTATCCGAGCTCTTGAGGATGGGGGTATCCATGTGGGAATTGCTATGAGGCCAATCCTACCGTTCATTGAAAATGGCACGGACAATCTTTCGTCTATACTTACAAATGCAAGAGATGCAGGTGCAAGCTTCGTGTATGCTTCAACCGGAATGACTTTGAGAGATAGACAGAGAGAGTATTACTACAAGAGACTCGATCAGTATTTTCCAGGCCTGACCGAAATGTATAGAAGAACTTACGGAGAGCTGTATACCTGCAGCTCCCCAAGAACCCGTGAGTTAAAGAACTTCATCAAGGCTAAAGCGAACTTGCTTGGCATCAAACTCCTTGCATTTGGCGAACCGATTGTTTGCCCTGATTTCGACTTACCGAGTACGCTGCTTTAGCATACGATCGCTTGCCACTAAGCTCGTCAATCGCTGCAAACTCTATACAGCGAGAATACTTTTTTCTACAACCTGAAAGAGGACTTCTTCAGAATAGACTTCTAACAATGGCTGAAGAGATGTATTATGTGGTAAAATATCCTCGAGTTAACCCTTAGACCGCTTCGCTGCCCTTACAAGGGCAGCGTTTTTTATTCTATCGATTGCTGATCAAACTACTTGCCTTTTCTCATTGAAATCCTCTTCTTCATCGAGACTCTCAATATCACAGGTTGCTCCAAGAGAAAAACTCTTCGTCTGACCTCCCTTGAGAGGCCCGAAAATAGCTGTATATAACATAGACACGAGCATGACAAAAAAAGGTGCTGGATCGCGCACATCCCAGGAATCATCCTTAAGTTTCTTTCTGCTTCTGAAGAAGCCTTTCAGATTACCGAACTTCCCTTTGAATAGCGTGCTGAAAAACCAACCAATCTCCATGGCGGTCGTGTATGTTCCGTTCCCGATTTCCAAAGGAGAGAGTCGGATCACCTCATTTTTGATCACCAAATCGATGTAGGCGCTTACCATATCTACTCCAGAAGTGTACGCTACCAGTAATCCGGGACTCATTCTGGGATTGACGTCAACAAGATAATATCTATTGCTATTTCTGTCGTGTAGAAAATCCATTGATATGAACCCTGAATAGTTAAGATCACTGACTATCTTCTTTACATTGCAGAGCACTTCTTCACACTCTATAGAGATTCTGCAAGTGCCTATTCCACCTGATTCCGGATACTCTCTCAAATTGTGATAGATGACGTTTCCTATGAGTTGGCCATTGTAAGCTAAACCCATTGTACATATTTGGTAGGGATTCTTCCACTCCTGGACAAGATACTTGTCACCATCAAGGTTCTTCGAATATCTAATGAATTCATCCTGGGAGTTGACTCTCGAAACGCCTTCAGCAGAACGAAGATTTCTAGGTTTTATTACAACCGGGAAGCTACTGTTGGTAGGTTCGAAGTTCTCCAGAAGCGTCGTCCTGGGAACGCTTATCCCGAGAGACCTGGCGTAATTGGTCATGAAAAATTTGTCGTGTAAGAGCCCAATATGCTCATAAGAAGGAACAATCATCTTAACTCGCCCGTCCAGCATATCTAAATGCTTGCTCAATACAAAGCCCTCTTCAAACGTTGGACATAACACGTCAATTTCCATTTCCTCTATCTTTTCCATAACGAAACGAACAAAAGCTTTGCCATTCTCACTTACCGAAGGATAGATGAACTTACCTTTGAGGTACCTTGAATAAAGCCCGCCGCTTAACTTGCTGCTGTCGGCGGCGAATACTTCATGGCCACATTCAGCCAGAAGCCTTATAGTATTAATTGCGTACCACATTCTCGCACCAGTTACTAGAACCCTCAAACTTCATACCTCCCGACAAGCGAATTGAACACAGGATTTTCTCAAAACCATATTAAGCTAAAAAGGTAACAGCCATATTGTCTATCGGATTTCATTGATTCTGCTTCTCACAGTCCTTGTGCCTTCTAACATAACGTTTCGGAATATGAATATAGATCAATGCCATTCAAGTGTGACTCAATTTGCACATCCATTTACATAACAAATACGGTTTGATTTCTTTGAGAATAAATTGTATAATATGTCTGAAAGGTTGACGGTTAACTTCAGTCACAATGTATTCATAATGCACTCGATGACATAGTACAGTTAGCCGCAATCCGGACAACTCCTCGTTTCGTAGCAATTCCCCCTTCGATTCCTGACGCCAGTCAGGAATCCTTTTTTCGAAGACCATCTTTTCATCTTCTTAGATAATGAAAAGGCCGCCCAAGGGCGACCTCGCAAGCTACTATGACTACTTAAGCCTGTCTATTAGTGATGAAATTGACTCCGCTGCTTCTTGAGGTACTCTGTCGAAACCCCCTCTCTCCACTTCTCTAGAGCGAAGGAAGTTCAATCTGTCAACCAGTCTGTCCCTAACGAGCTTCCTGTAATCTTCGTCAGATAAATCAGGCTGAAAACCCTGAATCTTCATTACTTCAAGCTCCTGGAAGGGTTCCCAGGAAACGAATTCAGCGCGATTCTCGACAATTGACTCCAGAATTCGGAGGGTAAGTTCTTTTGGAACCTTAGTTTGACCGAAGTGTCCGGTATTGAATATGTAACATTCAATACTTCTTCTGGCGAATAATCCAAGATAACGGTTAAAATCGTCAGATAGTGGATATGTTCTGAACGGGTTGGCATAAGGCTCTATAACAAGGGCATCGGGATCAACTCCCGGTGCCAACCGCTCGGCAGAGGTTCGCTTTGTTGCTAGAGTAGCACCCATGGCTGATGCTAGAACAGGATCTTTAACCTTGATTACAGGAGGAATTGATGAGTCCTTCATCAACCACATAATTGCGTCCACAGGCTCAGCAAACTTGTCTACTCTATTTGGAGACCAAAGCTTTGATTTGATCGCCCGCCCATTACCATTGCGAAGATCTTCAGTCACAATAACGACTCTTCCCTCATCATCCTGGGTAGCCCCTACATTCTGAACAGACAAAAGGAATCTATTGTCTTCGCTGCTCAAAGGATAATCTGAAGTCTTGTCAAAGTAGGAAGGTTCTAGCGCCACGGAGGATCCGTCGGAAGAAGATATCACGAACGCATCGTCATGCAATACCGTTACGTCATACTTTCCGCCATGTTTGGCATGCGTCAGCGTGGATTTTCCGGACCCGGAGAGACCAAAGAATCCCACAACGAATTTTCTATCCTTAAGATTGTACCTCTTCTGCCCACCGTGGCAAGCAGCAAAACCCTGTCTGTTGGCACATCCCCACGCTAAGGTGAGGGTTCCTTTTTTAAATTCACCGAAGTACCTCATCCCAAGAATAGCTGCGCAGTTATGCTCCGGATCGAAGAACGAAAGACCCAATGGGTGGTCGGGATGTTGCCAATCTGGATTGGAAAAAACAAATATGTCTCCTTCATTTTCACATCTTTCCGAAGACTCATACATTTCATTGTAGAACTCGTTGATTGGTTGGAAGTTCAACAACCAATTGTAGATTAGGTTCTCATGAGTTTCGGGAACAAGTAGATGGGCCTTGACCATGAAATCTCTGTCGAGTCCTATATAAGCCTGCGCATGATACATCTTCTGTTTTCTGGTGTTGTAGATCGCCTCTCTGATTTTAGCTCCATATTCTGCTTCGCTTACTCCAGGCTCTCCGATGATTCTTCTCGCGGATGCACATCTTCCCGTCACAGCACCATCGTTGAAGAGAAGCACTTTTGAATCGGATTCAAGTCCAGTTTTCTCAGGTCTGTAAACTGGAAGATCTGTAACTATCGTACCTGGAGAGCTTTTAGCCAGCTTATATGCTTCACTTGGTGAAAAGACCGGCACAACATTATTTCCGTAGAAGGCAGTTTCTATTGTTACCCTAGACATTGAGAAGAGGGGATTATCTCTTCCGATACTTCCCCTTATGAATCTGGAACCTGTTGACATTTTTCACCTCCAAAAAAGAAAACCAAAAAGATTTGCAGATTCTTCGATCGAGTATCCTTATTACTGTAAGAATTAGAAAAGCTCGCATAATCCACATAGATTGTGCGAATCACGATTAATCTAGCATCTTCGACCAAGAAAGGGGAAATAGGGACAAGACTCTTCACGAAAAATACTGTAGAGTTATAATGGGTTAAGGTAACCAATCAACGAGCCACCATTTTTGAACTCACAGAACTATTCTTCACAAGCTGATTTTCGTCTTTTCCAGTTTCCCTCTCTTGAGAAAAGCTCCGCGATCTTCACAATTACCGTAACTGCCTTGTCCATTGAACTAATAGGAATGTATTCATATCTTCCATGAAAATTATGGCCCCCAGTAAAGATATTAGGTGTCGGAAGTCCCATAAAAGAAAGGTGAGCTCCGTCTGTCCCGCCTCTTACAGGCTCTATTCTTGGCTCTATTGAGAGACTCTCCATGGCCTTTTTGGCAATCTCTACAACAATCATCTCTTCTTCTATCTTCTCTTTCATATTGTAATAGGAGTCTTTCATATTGAAAGCTACCGTGTCTTCTCCGTACTTTGAGTTCAGGAAAGCTGATATCTCCGCAATCAATTTCTTCTTTTTTTCGAACTTCTCTTTCGAATGATCCCTGATTATGTACTTGAGGACTGTTTCCTCCACAGATCCCTTTATGCTGCCCAGATGAAAGAACCCTTCCCGCTCTTCGGTTACAGCCGGTACTTCGTTTGAAGGCAGCATGCCGTTGAACTCGCATGCAATCAGAAGGGAATTCTTCATCCTACCTTTGGCGCTTCCTGGATGAATGTTCAATCCTTTGACAACAACTTCGGCACTGGCTGCGTTGAATGTCTCGTACTGAAGCTCTCCAAGAGCCCCTTCATCAACGGTATAAGCGTAATCGGCTCCAAATTTCTCTATACTGAAATGCTCTGTTCCTTTTCCAATCTCCTCATCCGGCGTAAATGCAATTCTTATCTTGCCATGCTTGATTTGAGAATTTGAGATCAAGTACTCCATAGCGGTGATGATTTCCGCGACTCCTGCTTTGTCATCGGCTCCAAGCAGAGTAGTTCCATCCGTAACAATAAGCCTCTCCCCAACGTAGTTATACATCTCCGGATAGAGATCAGGATCAATATAGATATTTTTCTCTTCGTTGATCCGTATCTTTCCTCCTTGATAGTCAATAATCGAAGGTTTGATGTCCTTTCCGCTCATATCGGGGCTGGTATCCATGTGGGCAATAAATCCAATAACAGGGATGTCGGACTCGATATTTGATGGCAAGGTCCCCATTACATACCCATAATCATCCAGAACAACTTCTTTCAATCCTATTGACTCCATCTCTGCTTTAAGAATTCTGGCTAGTTCCAGTTGAGTATTCGTCGAAGGGAATGTCTTAGATTCAAAACTGGAAGTAGTCTCTACAGACACATACTTTACAAATCTCTCAATCAGTCTTTCCACAGTCATTCTCCTTTCTCTGTCTTGGTTTATTCTTATGTATGAGAACTTAGATCAACTCTCTCGGTCTTGCCGCAAATCGATTGGCTAATACGGCTGCAGAATTGAAGACCATTCCGGACACAGATACTACTTTTCTAGTCTTAACTCTCTTTAAGAGTATCAGAGAAATTCCTCTAAGAACGAAGGTAACAAGAAAAAGGATCTGAATTCCAAAGAATTGATGCCCGCTGAAGGTCCAGCTATATCTGTTCAAATATGATGCTAGAAATCCGCCCGCAAGTGAACCGGCAAGAGCGGAGGTGCCATTCGCGAATGAGAGCAATGCATAGTAAGACTGCACATCTACTCCTCTTAGCAACTCAAGCATGGTAGTAAATGGACACAGGTTAATAGCACTCCACGAAGCAGTCCCAATCAACGTGTCGATGTACAAAAGATATACCGTTCCACTATCCATGAACATCCACAGTAAGGTTTTCAAAAACGCTCCAAAGACTCCGAACTCTAAAACCGCCTGCCCTCCGATTCTATCAGCCATCTTTCCCCACAATAGATAGAATAACATTGTTAAAAGCGAAATAAAACGTTGAGAAAACTCAGAAAGGAATAGTCCAGCTTCATATTGACCAACTCATGATAAGAGAAAAACGGTGAAGTGATTGCTATCGAGAATCTCCAGAAAGAATAGAAACTAAGATATGGCATGAACTTCTTGTCTCCAGCAACGGCCTTGAATAAGCCTCTTCCATAGCTTATTTCATGTGGAGGATCGTAATCGAAACCCAGCAATAATAAGCTTATCACCGCGCTGATTACTCCAAGAGTAATGATGGCTAAAAATCCCGTTCTTCCAGGAAATGAATCAAAAATGAATGAATACAGAAGCGTTATAAGCATATTTGTAATTGTGAATGTCACGTTTCTTATGCTGAAAAACTTGGCAGACCCGGTCGAGGGGACAACGTCTCTGATGATTGATACACAGAAATTGCCTGCAAGACTTGCAGAAAGCGAGAAGAAAGAAAGAATGACTAGAAGAAGAGACTGTCTGTTTATTCCTAAAGCAAGTGTGACCGAAATGAATGCCGTAGATAATCTTCCGGCAGAAGCGCAGATCATCATTGCTCGCTTTCTGCTTCCCACGGCTCTCACAATCGAAGGAGCAATCAACTGAACAAACTGAGAGACAGAGGAAAGAACTCCGATCAAAGCTATAACCGGTTCAGAGGCCCCAAATTCTAGAGCAAGCCCAGCCCCAAGGAAGCCCTGAGTAATCAAGAAGAAACCATTATAGATAGCACCCTCAAGAACCGAGAGGACCCTCGTTTGACTGTTTT
Encoded here:
- the pepT gene encoding peptidase T, producing the protein MERLIERFVKYVSVETTSSFESKTFPSTNTQLELARILKAEMESIGLKEVVLDDYGYVMGTLPSNIESDIPVIGFIAHMDTSPDMSGKDIKPSIIDYQGGKIRINEEKNIYIDPDLYPEMYNYVGERLIVTDGTTLLGADDKAGVAEIITAMEYLISNSQIKHGKIRIAFTPDEEIGKGTEHFSIEKFGADYAYTVDEGALGELQYETFNAASAEVVVKGLNIHPGSAKGRMKNSLLIACEFNGMLPSNEVPAVTEEREGFFHLGSIKGSVEETVLKYIIRDHSKEKFEKKKKLIAEISAFLNSKYGEDTVAFNMKDSYYNMKEKIEEEMIVVEIAKKAMESLSIEPRIEPVRGGTDGAHLSFMGLPTPNIFTGGHNFHGRYEYIPISSMDKAVTVIVKIAELFSREGNWKRRKSACEE
- the abc-f gene encoding ribosomal protection-like ABC-F family protein gives rise to the protein MLITLSKVGHDYGQDFLFDEVSTSIDKKDKIILLGKNGSGKSTLMRIISGDLLPTEGEIFHSTSVRIGYQIQSRIPDGQLSLMDYYMQDKSSIPPDTEEYYSYERRVRSILVGLEFSEQDWDRRLETFSGGELTRISLGKLFLVDYDLLLLDEPTNHLDLESTEWLVNFLKNYKGALLVVTHDRYLIRNIGNRFWELNGGSLWDFTGTYDKYQSDREIMVKSGLRTRENLLKEIERLDAVAKRYRLWGQEKFIKQAINKEKQRDRLKEQLESVDIPDEEIRPTKFRLPQPDRTGYSVLKIEGLSFGFENRKLFSSSSAEIHRRTKIGLLGPNGSGKTTLLKIITENLEGYVGEITWGHNVRWGYLSQLTEDLNSSNDVITEIWQMMRGQPDYEVRKYIGRFGFPGDDVFKPISSLSGGERTKLALAKLILSRPNVLVMDEPTNNLDIWSIESLEEVLKEYEGCIILVSHDREFVQNVCDHFLMIDRQKLRFVSSVEEYLRRNQRCVDSAGNEEARLSFQEKRRLSNKKKTILEKLQQLRNEEETLSKDVERAHLKMELYATDYEKLQLLQRNVEQTEGRLLEIIEEREILENDLQELSIMLEEQSRY
- a CDS encoding GNAT family N-acetyltransferase, with product MFVLEEFIGNGLGKWLVECVLAHEKLRGLRGMLNTKDAHSLYEKFGFSCMMQNISTGNCKE
- a CDS encoding ATP-grasp domain-containing protein, which produces MRVLVTGARMWYAINTIRLLAECGHEVFAADSSKLSGGLYSRYLKGKFIYPSVSENGKAFVRFVMEKIEEMEIDVLCPTFEEGFVLSKHLDMLDGRVKMIVPSYEHIGLLHDKFFMTNYARSLGISVPRTTLLENFEPTNSSFPVVIKPRNLRSAEGVSRVNSQDEFIRYSKNLDGDKYLVQEWKNPYQICTMGLAYNGQLIGNVIYHNLREYPESGGIGTCRISIECEEVLCNVKKIVSDLNYSGFISMDFLHDRNSNRYYLVDVNPRMSPGLLVAYTSGVDMVSAYIDLVIKNEVIRLSPLEIGNGTYTTAMEIGWFFSTLFKGKFGNLKGFFRSRKKLKDDSWDVRDPAPFFVMLVSMLYTAIFGPLKGGQTKSFSLGATCDIESLDEEEDFNEKRQVV
- a CDS encoding MFS transporter translates to MDKNSQTRVLSVLEGAIYNGFFLITQGFLGAGLALEFGASEPVIALIGVLSSVSQFVQLIAPSIVRAVGSRKRAMMICASAGRLSTAFISVTLALGINRQSLLLVILSFFSLSASLAGNFCVSIIRDVVPSTGSAKFFSIRNVTFTITNMLITLLYSFIFDSFPGRTGFLAIITLGVISAVISLLLLGFDYDPPHEISYGRGLFKAVAGDKKFMPYLSFYSFWRFSIAITSPFFSYHELVNMKLDYSFLSFLNVLFRF
- a CDS encoding phosphoenolpyruvate carboxykinase (ATP), producing MSTGSRFIRGSIGRDNPLFSMSRVTIETAFYGNNVVPVFSPSEAYKLAKSSPGTIVTDLPVYRPEKTGLESDSKVLLFNDGAVTGRCASARRIIGEPGVSEAEYGAKIREAIYNTRKQKMYHAQAYIGLDRDFMVKAHLLVPETHENLIYNWLLNFQPINEFYNEMYESSERCENEGDIFVFSNPDWQHPDHPLGLSFFDPEHNCAAILGMRYFGEFKKGTLTLAWGCANRQGFAACHGGQKRYNLKDRKFVVGFFGLSGSGKSTLTHAKHGGKYDVTVLHDDAFVISSSDGSSVALEPSYFDKTSDYPLSSEDNRFLLSVQNVGATQDDEGRVVIVTEDLRNGNGRAIKSKLWSPNRVDKFAEPVDAIMWLMKDSSIPPVIKVKDPVLASAMGATLATKRTSAERLAPGVDPDALVIEPYANPFRTYPLSDDFNRYLGLFARRSIECYIFNTGHFGQTKVPKELTLRILESIVENRAEFVSWEPFQELEVMKIQGFQPDLSDEDYRKLVRDRLVDRLNFLRSREVERGGFDRVPQEAAESISSLIDRLK